A region of the Kiritimatiellia bacterium genome:
GGTCCCACTTGCCCGGCTCAAAGTCCCGTGTCCAGGTCAGGCGCGCGAAGGCCTGGGGCAGCCACTTGGCTTTCACGCCAGCGTCCGCGGAGAGATAGAGGTCCTCGAACCACTTGCGCGCGCCGACGTTGAGGCCGTGCTCCTCATTTTCCGAGAGCTCGCGTTCGGGCAGGTCGTCGGCCCGCGCCGACTCGAAGAACACCCGCAGCCGCTTCTCGATGTTCGGCAACTCGACGTCCAGTTCGATGTCGGGCTCGATGTTCAGGCTGAACTCGCGGCCCTGAATCAGCCGGGTGAACAGCTTCATCCGCACCTGGGTCTGCGGCGGCACGATCGCGTTGGTCGGGTCCATCGCGAAGTAGGCGTCCGTCGCCCGCAGGGGTTCGGAGATCCGGCGCTGCACGTTGGTCTCGAGGTAGTCCAGGCGCTGGCTCCAGGAAGCGAAGCGGTCGGGCTTGGGCTCGACCCGGAACACACCCTCCCCCGCCCCGAGCGAGATCCCGTCGCTCCACCCGGGCGGCGGCGGCAGGCGGCTGGGATAGTCGTCGCCGACCGGGTCGCGCAGGAAGAAGCCCCCGACGAAGTCCCCGATTTCCAGCGGATCGACGCCCGCCTCCGCGCCCACGAGCAGCAGGTGCCCGCCGACGTCGAGTTCCGGCGCGCCGTACTCGGGCCCGTGGCGCGTGGCGTCCGTGGCGTCCACGCCCGCGATGATGAAGCCGGTCAGCGATTCGAGGCCCACGGGCCAGCGGATCGGATGCGGATAGCGGGGACCGGGCAGCCCGACATACACCGAGTTATACTTGCCCGCGTAGAACGCGCCGTAGTCCGTGATGCGGAAATGGGCGGCCAGCCCCGGCCCCACGCGCAGGCGCAAGCGAAACATATCCAGGAAATCCATGACCCGGTTCGGCACGTACCAGAGGAGTTTCGATCCCAGCGACGGCGCGGCCGGTTCTGCCGGGCGGTTCTCCTCCGCGATCGCGGCGGCCGCCAGGATGACGCCCAGCAGCAGCGCCGGAATCGGTTTCATGGATGGGCTTCTCCGGTTCATGCCAGGGTCACGAAGGGCATAGCGCCGTCGGTCTGGATGCGGTCGCCGCCGCCGTTGCGGTCGCGATAGGCGCTGAAGAAGTGCTCGACGATGCGCACGTCCTGCGCGCGGCCGGCCTCGCGCAGGGTCCGGACCACGTAGTCGCGCTCCTCGTCGGTGTCTTCCGCGATCCGGTGCGTGAGCTGGCCGGTGAACAGGGAGAACCCGACGTGCGTGTCGAACGTGGCCGCGCCCAGCCAGTCGGCCCGGTACCCGCCCGGCAGCCACCAGCCATCCGGCGCGCGCCAGAAGCGAACGTGGTGCCGTCTGCGGGTGCTCCCGCCCACCTCCTGCTCGAAGGCGAGGTCCTGCTTCCGGCTGAAGAGGTAGAGCGAACTCACGGGCGCGGCCGGGTAGCTGCGCCGCAGGACCGTGGCCCGTGCGATCTTGAACGCGCTGGCCGGGGTCAGGGGATCGGCCAGCGTCCAGCCCGCCGCCTGCATGGCGCCCACGAGCTGGTCGCGCGTGCCGTTGACGGCGAGGTTCACCGGGTCGCCCAGCAGGCCGTCGCCCGTGCGCACCCGGCCGATGAAGTAGTTCGGGACGTACAGCCGCGTCAGCCGCCGGTGGATGCGCGGCAGGACGAGGTAGGCCGTGAACAGCCACAGGGCCAGGAAGCCCGTCAGGTAGCGGCGTTCCCGGAAAATGTCGTGGAAAAGGGCTTCGTACACCGAGAGCGCGAGGCCGACGAGCACGAGGAGAAAGAGCAGCCGGCCGCCCCAGAGGATGAGCTGGATCACCCGGGGTTGCTGTCTGGTGCCGCGAGGATTTTCGTTCATGCGCTTATCCGCCCAGCAGCATCG
Encoded here:
- a CDS encoding LssY C-terminal domain-containing protein, which translates into the protein MNENPRGTRQQPRVIQLILWGGRLLFLLVLVGLALSVYEALFHDIFRERRYLTGFLALWLFTAYLVLPRIHRRLTRLYVPNYFIGRVRTGDGLLGDPVNLAVNGTRDQLVGAMQAAGWTLADPLTPASAFKIARATVLRRSYPAAPVSSLYLFSRKQDLAFEQEVGGSTRRRHHVRFWRAPDGWWLPGGYRADWLGAATFDTHVGFSLFTGQLTHRIAEDTDEERDYVVRTLREAGRAQDVRIVEHFFSAYRDRNGGGDRIQTDGAMPFVTLA